The following are encoded together in the Azospirillum lipoferum 4B genome:
- a CDS encoding phasin family protein, which yields MATDKDITTTTRDTANRAKGTVDEMTRVGETTTRRAAEAARSMGEEAAETGRQTADAGAEAGQKAMGAGADMTRRTADTARTVMGTASDVAGRTSEQLQRALGLSKEAQGEVASQTRETMDVMVQCGGVLADGWQNAWREWMGLAQDVASRNAEGMNALMRSRTVPDFYAAQSRMLKDNMQLVLSRSVKISELSANTASTAIGKLNARLEGAAQQSERRF from the coding sequence ATGGCCACGGACAAAGACATCACGACCACCACGCGTGACACCGCCAACCGTGCGAAGGGCACGGTGGACGAGATGACCCGCGTTGGGGAAACCACCACCCGCCGCGCAGCCGAGGCCGCCCGCTCGATGGGCGAGGAGGCGGCCGAGACCGGCCGGCAGACCGCCGATGCCGGCGCGGAAGCCGGGCAGAAGGCGATGGGCGCCGGTGCCGACATGACCCGCCGCACCGCCGACACCGCCCGTACGGTGATGGGGACGGCCAGCGACGTCGCCGGCCGCACGTCGGAGCAGTTGCAGCGCGCTCTCGGCCTGTCCAAGGAAGCCCAGGGCGAGGTCGCCAGCCAGACGCGCGAGACCATGGACGTCATGGTGCAGTGCGGCGGCGTGCTGGCCGATGGCTGGCAGAATGCCTGGCGCGAATGGATGGGGCTGGCCCAGGACGTCGCCAGCCGCAATGCCGAGGGCATGAACGCGCTGATGCGCAGCCGGACCGTCCCGGATTTCTACGCGGCGCAGAGCCGGATGCTGAAGGACAACATGCAGCTGGTGCTGAGCCGCAGCGTCAAGATTTCCGAGCTGTCGGCGAACACCGCCAGCACCGCCATCGGCAAGCTGAACGCCCGCCTGGAAGGCGCCGCCCAGCAGTCCGAGCGCCGCTTCTGA
- a CDS encoding 23S rRNA (adenine(2030)-N(6))-methyltransferase RlmJ, with protein sequence MNYRHIFHAGNPADVMKHAVLALILDHLRAKPAPFCVLDTHAGIGRYDLTSEQARKTAESDDGIGRLWGRPAPHPGLTPYLDAVQALNPDGSLRWYPGSPRIARAALRPQDRMVLVELHPDDAHSLKAEFTGDRAVSVHQSDAYTALKAHLPPKEKRGLVLIDPPFEQPDEFARMAEGLALAHRRWSTGIFALWYPIKERAAVWRFQDAVEKTGIPKVLIAELTWHPEDTHLRLNGSGLLIVNPPWKLDETLRSMLPALHDTLPSTGGGASVSWLTPEA encoded by the coding sequence ATGAACTATCGCCACATCTTCCACGCCGGCAACCCGGCCGACGTGATGAAGCACGCCGTCCTGGCGCTGATCCTGGATCATCTGCGCGCCAAGCCGGCGCCCTTCTGCGTGCTCGACACCCATGCCGGCATCGGCCGCTACGACCTGACCTCCGAGCAGGCCCGCAAGACCGCGGAAAGCGACGACGGCATCGGCCGCCTGTGGGGACGACCGGCACCCCACCCGGGACTGACCCCTTATCTGGATGCGGTGCAGGCGTTGAACCCGGATGGTTCCCTGCGCTGGTATCCCGGCTCTCCCCGCATCGCCCGCGCCGCCCTGCGCCCGCAGGACCGCATGGTCCTGGTGGAACTGCATCCCGACGACGCCCACAGCCTGAAGGCGGAGTTCACCGGCGACCGCGCGGTGTCCGTCCACCAGTCGGACGCCTACACCGCGCTGAAGGCCCATCTGCCGCCCAAGGAAAAGCGCGGACTCGTCCTGATCGATCCGCCCTTCGAGCAGCCGGACGAGTTCGCCCGCATGGCCGAAGGGCTGGCGCTGGCGCATCGCCGCTGGTCCACCGGCATCTTCGCCCTGTGGTATCCGATCAAGGAACGGGCAGCGGTCTGGCGGTTCCAGGACGCGGTGGAGAAGACCGGCATTCCCAAGGTGCTGATTGCCGAGCTGACCTGGCACCCCGAGGACACCCACCTGCGCCTGAACGGCTCCGGCCTGCTGATCGTCAATCCACCCTGGAAGCTGGACGAGACGCTGAGGAGCATGCTGCCGGCCCTGCACGACACCCTGCCCTCCACCGGCGGCGGCGCGTCGGTGAGTTGGCTCACGCCGGAGGCGTGA
- a CDS encoding transglycosylase SLT domain-containing protein produces MRGRNQRVCATAGGRFALAAGLLTAPLVALTMAIPAQAQTATPSLAKESCVTHAVEAEQKLGIPSGMLVAIALVESGQDGAPHPFAMSVQGRPYYARNVNDAARHLRDHRGQLRSNTYVGCMQLSVASHRGEFQPVEKIVEPRDNVFYAGQLLVRFHGEEGNWKTALARYNGGSGRRAQAYVCKIWQSLSELDERSAKLLASSRCEDTDPVSVAPGTRRSFRNAQQVASIN; encoded by the coding sequence ATGCGGGGACGAAATCAGCGCGTATGCGCCACAGCGGGTGGGCGCTTCGCACTGGCTGCGGGACTGCTGACGGCTCCCCTGGTGGCGCTGACGATGGCAATCCCCGCCCAGGCCCAGACCGCGACCCCGTCGCTCGCCAAGGAAAGCTGCGTCACCCACGCGGTGGAGGCCGAACAGAAGCTCGGCATTCCGTCGGGCATGCTGGTGGCCATCGCGCTGGTCGAAAGCGGACAGGACGGTGCGCCGCATCCCTTCGCGATGAGCGTGCAGGGCCGTCCCTATTACGCCCGCAACGTCAACGACGCCGCCCGGCACCTTCGCGACCATCGCGGGCAACTTCGCTCCAACACCTATGTCGGCTGCATGCAGCTGTCGGTCGCCTCGCACCGCGGTGAATTCCAGCCGGTGGAAAAGATCGTGGAGCCGCGCGACAACGTCTTCTACGCCGGCCAGCTTCTGGTCCGTTTCCATGGCGAGGAAGGCAACTGGAAGACCGCTCTTGCCCGCTACAACGGCGGTTCGGGCCGCCGCGCCCAGGCCTATGTCTGCAAGATTTGGCAGAGCCTGTCGGAACTGGATGAGCGGAGCGCCAAGCTGCTCGCCTCCTCCCGTTGCGAAGACACCGATCCCGTCAGCGTTGCCCCCGGCACCCGCCGCAGCTTCCGCAACGCCCAGCAGGTCGCCTCGATCAACTGA